One genomic segment of Thermovibrio guaymasensis includes these proteins:
- a CDS encoding efflux RND transporter periplasmic adaptor subunit, whose protein sequence is MKKAVALILLLLAVSLGFFIVKGKEKGKIVPVEVTQVKRGEVKKVIDATGIIKPQVGAEIKVGARISGTVVKERVKVGDYVEKGQLIAVIDNRELRENLKRAKANLEEVKRTYPKRIKVQELKVRSAQAEVESAKAKLKAEEENYKLRKWQFERQRELLKIGYTTEEKFKTAKRELQQAESSLKSAKENLKRAQLNLKAAKEELERLKVEFKENLKKAEADFKTARVRYSYSYIYAPKSGIISFVSTQEGETVVAGLNAPQFVTILDPKKLENWIYVDETEIGKVKRGMDVIFKVDAYRDRSFKAKVVEVYPKPKILNNVVYYIVVARGFKNAELLRPEMTTHNQIIAGIKRNVLVVPNQAVKWKSGKFIVYKVVGKEVVEVPVKVGWSDDRYTEIVSGLKEGDKVALSVKKQG, encoded by the coding sequence GTGAAAAAGGCAGTAGCACTTATACTCCTTCTCTTGGCAGTAAGCTTAGGTTTCTTCATAGTTAAGGGTAAGGAGAAAGGGAAAATTGTTCCTGTAGAAGTGACCCAAGTTAAAAGGGGTGAGGTGAAGAAAGTAATTGATGCAACAGGAATAATAAAGCCTCAAGTGGGAGCTGAGATAAAGGTAGGAGCGAGGATTTCCGGAACCGTTGTTAAAGAGAGGGTAAAAGTTGGAGATTACGTTGAGAAAGGTCAGTTAATCGCAGTCATTGACAACAGGGAACTAAGGGAAAACCTAAAAAGGGCAAAGGCTAACCTTGAAGAGGTAAAGAGAACCTATCCAAAGAGAATAAAAGTCCAGGAGCTGAAAGTTAGGTCTGCACAGGCAGAGGTTGAATCTGCTAAGGCAAAGCTAAAGGCTGAAGAGGAGAACTACAAACTTAGAAAGTGGCAATTTGAAAGACAAAGGGAGCTCCTAAAAATCGGCTACACAACTGAGGAGAAGTTTAAAACTGCAAAGAGGGAACTTCAGCAGGCTGAGAGCTCCCTAAAAAGTGCAAAGGAAAACTTAAAGAGAGCCCAACTAAACTTAAAAGCGGCCAAAGAGGAGCTTGAAAGGTTAAAGGTGGAGTTTAAGGAGAACCTTAAGAAAGCCGAAGCGGACTTTAAAACGGCCCGGGTTCGCTACTCATACTCCTACATCTACGCACCTAAAAGCGGAATAATCTCTTTCGTATCAACTCAAGAGGGCGAAACGGTTGTTGCAGGACTTAACGCTCCCCAGTTTGTAACGATTTTAGACCCTAAGAAGCTTGAAAACTGGATCTACGTTGACGAGACTGAAATAGGAAAAGTTAAAAGAGGAATGGACGTTATCTTTAAAGTTGACGCTTACAGGGATAGGAGCTTCAAGGCCAAAGTCGTTGAAGTCTACCCAAAGCCAAAGATCCTAAACAACGTTGTTTACTACATCGTAGTAGCTAGAGGTTTCAAAAATGCTGAACTCCTAAGGCCAGAAATGACCACCCACAACCAGATAATCGCAGGTATTAAGAGGAACGTCCTTGTAGTCCCAAACCAAGCTGTTAAATGGAAGAGCGGAAAGTTCATAGTCTATAAAGTCGTCGGGAAGGAAGTAGTAGAAGTTCCTGTTAAAGTAGGGTGGAGCGATGACAGGTATACAGAAATAGTTTCAGGCCTTAAGGAAGGAGATAAGGTAGCCCTATCTGTTAAGAAGCAAGGTTGA
- a CDS encoding energy transducer TonB, with translation MGAPVRYLIALVFSALLEFLLIKALPQILTPPLKEVNRVIEISLIKPHKRSVEVKVERKKGRKRVKEERRKVNKLPQPNVTSKKPLKGAPKKEVKREVVKEKERGGLKPLHGNLPADYVEAVRRAIEENIFYPLEALEEGIEGPVMVRFTLDRRGKVVECKPLFGQRILEEATCLAIRRSAFPPIPKSVRNDTLTFQLQVEYNLEEALK, from the coding sequence ATGGGAGCTCCCGTTAGGTACTTAATTGCACTTGTCTTTTCAGCTCTCCTTGAGTTTCTCCTCATAAAAGCGCTTCCTCAAATTTTAACTCCTCCTCTAAAGGAAGTTAATAGGGTAATTGAGATCTCCCTAATTAAACCCCACAAAAGGAGTGTAGAGGTTAAAGTAGAGAGGAAGAAGGGTAGAAAGAGAGTAAAGGAAGAAAGGAGGAAAGTTAATAAGTTACCTCAGCCAAATGTTACGTCTAAAAAGCCCCTTAAGGGAGCTCCCAAAAAGGAAGTTAAGAGGGAGGTTGTTAAAGAAAAGGAGAGGGGTGGACTAAAGCCCCTTCATGGCAACCTTCCTGCAGACTACGTTGAGGCAGTGAGGAGGGCTATTGAAGAAAACATCTTCTACCCTTTAGAAGCCCTGGAGGAAGGAATAGAAGGGCCGGTTATGGTTAGGTTTACCCTTGATAGGAGAGGTAAAGTGGTTGAGTGTAAACCCCTCTTCGGCCAGAGGATTTTAGAGGAGGCAACTTGCTTGGCCATAAGGCGTTCAGCTTTCCCCCCTATCCCCAAATCTGTAAGAAACGACACTTTAACTTTTCAGCTTCAGGTTGAGTATAACCTTGAAGAAGCGTTAAAGTAG
- a CDS encoding ExbD/TolR family protein — MFKFREDSCSEKPELIIVPMVDVMLFLLAFFVLIAGSIIPGLAVKTNPPKTLQKSSFHPKSKVITITVKKDGSIYYGNNPLTFDELVRLLKGFKRQNPNLSVAIDADRDASVQSLVRVLDAVNKVGINSVGLLAEEERKENGSSR, encoded by the coding sequence GTGTTTAAGTTTAGGGAGGATTCCTGCAGTGAAAAGCCTGAACTCATTATAGTTCCTATGGTTGACGTTATGCTCTTTCTCCTTGCCTTCTTCGTCCTAATTGCAGGTAGCATAATTCCAGGCCTTGCAGTTAAGACCAATCCGCCAAAGACCCTTCAAAAGAGTTCCTTCCATCCAAAAAGTAAGGTTATAACTATTACGGTTAAGAAGGACGGTTCTATCTACTACGGGAATAATCCTTTAACCTTTGACGAACTTGTGAGGCTTTTAAAGGGCTTTAAAAGACAGAATCCAAACCTATCAGTGGCGATTGATGCAGATAGGGATGCCTCTGTTCAGTCCCTTGTTAGAGTCCTTGATGCTGTAAACAAAGTTGGAATTAACTCGGTCGGCCTCCTTGCAGAGGAGGAGAGGAAGGAGAATGGGAGCTCCCGTTAG
- a CDS encoding MotA/TolQ/ExbB proton channel family protein translates to MFLNIEIAHKLVFYILFLFLFAATTVFIERLLYFFFTFPTEKKLIKKEVEKQDEITAEVLYHSYAEKTERGKGVLMFVITASPLMGLLGTVLGIMNSFLTMAERGVSDIAAVSKGIAFALEATALGIVVSVISLFYYYAVNGLSKKAKEELKKAVLETIKLKGED, encoded by the coding sequence GTGTTCTTAAACATAGAAATTGCCCACAAACTGGTCTTCTACATCCTTTTTCTCTTCCTATTTGCCGCAACTACAGTGTTCATTGAGAGGCTTTTATACTTCTTCTTTACATTTCCAACGGAAAAGAAGTTAATAAAGAAAGAAGTTGAAAAACAGGACGAAATCACAGCCGAAGTTCTCTACCACTCCTACGCAGAAAAAACAGAGAGGGGAAAAGGAGTCTTAATGTTCGTTATTACAGCGTCTCCCCTTATGGGGCTACTGGGAACAGTTTTAGGGATAATGAACTCCTTCTTAACAATGGCAGAAAGGGGAGTTTCAGATATAGCTGCAGTTAGTAAGGGAATAGCGTTTGCTCTTGAAGCAACAGCCCTTGGAATTGTAGTTTCAGTAATTTCCCTCTTTTACTACTACGCTGTAAACGGACTCTCAAAGAAAGCCAAGGAAGAGCTAAAGAAGGCAGTCCTTGAAACAATCAAGTTAAAGGGAGAGGATTAA
- the gatB gene encoding Asp-tRNA(Asn)/Glu-tRNA(Gln) amidotransferase subunit GatB: MEFEAVIGLEVHAQLLTKTKIFCGCKNEFGAPPNTNVCPVCLGMPGSLPVLNKKAVEYAVKAALALNCKINRYSVFARKHYFYPDLPKAYQITQYELPFAENGWVEIEKSDGTKKKIRIRRIHMEEDAGKTIHGEGMDENSYVDLNRAGTPLIEIVSEPDISTPEEARLYMQKLRDILVWIGVNDGNLEEGSLRCDANVSIRPKGSKELGTRTEIKNVNSFRFIQKALEYEIKRQIEVVKGGGEVVQETRLFDSSKGITKTMRTKEEAEDYRYFPEPDLPPLIIDEEWLEAIKESLPELPDQVKERFVSEYGLTPYDASILVRSRELASFFEEAAKAYLGEPKRVANIIISDMLGILNEEKMEFSQSPVKPEHIAQLLKLVDDGVISIRVAKEDVLPEVVKEGKEPKAVVEEKGLVQISDESALVEIIKRVMEANEKAVKQYREGDEKKKTKAVKFLIGQVMKETRGKANPKLLNELIPKVLEGEV, from the coding sequence ATGGAATTTGAAGCTGTAATCGGTCTTGAGGTTCACGCTCAGCTGCTTACCAAGACGAAGATTTTCTGCGGGTGTAAGAACGAATTTGGAGCTCCCCCAAATACTAACGTTTGTCCGGTATGTCTAGGAATGCCCGGTTCACTTCCCGTTCTTAACAAGAAAGCAGTTGAGTACGCAGTTAAAGCAGCCCTTGCGCTAAACTGCAAGATTAACCGCTACTCCGTCTTTGCCAGGAAACACTACTTCTACCCTGACCTTCCAAAAGCCTATCAGATAACCCAGTACGAGTTGCCATTTGCCGAGAACGGCTGGGTTGAGATAGAAAAGAGCGATGGAACGAAGAAGAAAATCAGGATAAGGCGTATTCACATGGAGGAAGATGCAGGAAAGACGATTCACGGCGAAGGGATGGATGAGAACTCCTACGTTGACCTTAACAGGGCCGGAACTCCTCTAATTGAGATAGTTTCTGAGCCTGATATATCAACTCCTGAAGAGGCCCGTCTCTACATGCAGAAGCTCCGGGATATACTGGTTTGGATTGGCGTTAACGATGGAAACCTTGAGGAAGGTTCTTTAAGGTGTGATGCAAACGTGTCAATAAGGCCAAAGGGGAGTAAGGAGCTTGGAACTAGGACAGAGATAAAGAACGTAAACTCCTTTAGATTTATCCAGAAGGCCCTTGAGTATGAGATAAAGAGACAGATAGAGGTAGTAAAGGGAGGAGGAGAGGTTGTTCAGGAGACGAGGCTCTTTGATTCATCAAAGGGAATTACGAAGACGATGAGGACAAAGGAGGAAGCTGAGGACTACCGCTACTTCCCAGAGCCGGACCTTCCTCCCCTCATAATAGACGAGGAGTGGCTTGAAGCTATTAAGGAGAGCCTGCCTGAACTTCCCGATCAGGTTAAGGAGCGTTTTGTTTCCGAGTACGGTTTAACTCCCTACGATGCGAGCATTTTAGTTAGGAGTAGGGAACTTGCCTCCTTCTTTGAGGAGGCTGCAAAGGCCTACCTAGGTGAGCCTAAGAGGGTAGCAAACATTATCATTTCAGATATGCTGGGGATACTGAATGAGGAGAAGATGGAGTTCTCCCAGTCTCCTGTTAAACCGGAGCATATAGCTCAACTCCTAAAGCTTGTTGACGATGGGGTAATCTCAATAAGAGTTGCAAAGGAGGACGTCCTACCGGAGGTTGTTAAGGAGGGTAAGGAGCCAAAGGCCGTTGTAGAGGAAAAGGGGCTTGTTCAGATTTCAGATGAAAGTGCCCTTGTTGAGATTATAAAGAGAGTTATGGAGGCCAACGAGAAGGCTGTCAAGCAGTACAGGGAAGGAGATGAGAAGAAGAAGACGAAAGCCGTAAAGTTCCTCATCGGTCAAGTAATGAAGGAGACGAGGGGTAAGGCCAATCCAAAGTTGCTTAACGAGTTAATTCCAAAAGTTCTAGAGGGAGAGGTTTAA
- a CDS encoding transglycosylase domain-containing protein, which yields MKRLLCTLFLILTLLNVNGRASESYKDSLLPPFATTVYDRNGKVIGFFYRNEFRLYAPYREIPRKLVYAVITAEDERFFKHKGIDPLGIVRAAIKDITTGKIVQGGSTITQQLAKMVYLSPERTLERKLKELALARRLEEKLTKQEILELYLNYVYLSNGAYGVKAASWVLFGKEDLSELTTAQCALLAGIIRGPEYYNPFKHPERALARRNFILKRMYENGYITADELKGALSEPLTPLKRPNRPRTGGYELDFVKFELLRKGILTPKELFSGGYKVLTTIDEDIQNYAQKVLSDYQEKYSNLRKLDDLQCAGMAINKRGEVLFIVGGSDYSKTKLNRAFQSLRPIGSTAKPFTYLTAFQKGWSPLDFISNQPIEMPMDKFDPKTGERVWWRPENYEKRFSPFMTLREALMHSVNVATLHLAMNFPQDVRRNLIKFRLIKKEDSFNLSYVLGSFSSNLYRIVRAYSGLQDNGILKEPFVIKKVVNFKGKTVYRGYPTLRKVADPQNVQILRSILEDVVKRGTAASISYLTKYFDVAGKTGTTNDYRDTYFTGFTTSFVMSVWFGRDSYKTIWRGATGGGVAAPPWGKIAMEICKKYGCGKFTPTYEDIVKSYPPPTHFPEKEMEEIYYDQLINSLGEEVTETEEEVN from the coding sequence GTGAAAAGGCTCTTATGTACCCTCTTTCTTATTTTAACTTTACTGAACGTTAACGGAAGGGCTTCTGAAAGTTACAAGGACTCCCTCCTCCCACCATTTGCAACAACAGTTTACGATAGAAACGGGAAGGTAATAGGGTTCTTTTATAGGAACGAGTTTAGACTCTACGCACCTTACAGGGAAATTCCGAGAAAACTCGTTTACGCTGTAATAACGGCAGAGGATGAAAGGTTCTTTAAACACAAGGGAATTGACCCATTAGGAATAGTAAGGGCTGCAATTAAAGACATCACAACGGGGAAAATAGTCCAAGGGGGAAGTACTATAACCCAGCAGCTTGCAAAGATGGTTTACCTCTCTCCAGAGAGAACCCTTGAGAGGAAGTTAAAGGAGTTGGCACTGGCAAGAAGGCTTGAGGAAAAATTAACGAAGCAAGAGATATTGGAGCTCTACCTAAACTACGTCTACCTCTCAAACGGAGCTTACGGCGTAAAGGCAGCAAGCTGGGTCCTCTTTGGTAAAGAGGACCTATCTGAGCTAACAACCGCCCAATGTGCTCTACTTGCCGGAATAATAAGGGGACCAGAGTACTACAACCCCTTTAAACACCCAGAGAGGGCCTTGGCAAGAAGGAACTTCATTCTTAAGAGAATGTATGAAAACGGTTACATAACGGCGGATGAGCTAAAGGGGGCCCTTTCTGAACCCTTAACCCCTCTTAAAAGGCCGAACAGACCCAGAACAGGCGGTTACGAACTTGACTTTGTAAAGTTTGAGCTCCTTAGGAAGGGGATTTTAACTCCAAAGGAGCTCTTTAGCGGCGGATACAAAGTACTGACAACGATTGACGAAGATATTCAGAACTACGCCCAAAAGGTACTTTCAGATTACCAGGAGAAGTACTCTAACTTGAGGAAATTAGACGACCTTCAGTGTGCAGGAATGGCAATAAACAAAAGGGGAGAAGTCCTTTTCATAGTAGGAGGCTCAGACTACAGTAAAACGAAATTAAACAGGGCCTTTCAGTCTTTAAGACCTATCGGTTCAACGGCAAAACCCTTTACTTACTTAACTGCCTTTCAAAAGGGATGGTCTCCTTTAGACTTTATATCAAATCAACCTATTGAGATGCCAATGGATAAATTTGACCCTAAAACTGGAGAGAGGGTGTGGTGGAGGCCAGAGAACTATGAAAAACGCTTTTCTCCCTTTATGACTTTAAGAGAAGCCCTCATGCACTCTGTAAACGTTGCAACCCTCCATCTTGCAATGAACTTCCCACAGGACGTCAGGAGGAACCTTATAAAATTTAGACTGATAAAGAAAGAGGATTCTTTTAACCTCTCCTACGTTTTAGGAAGCTTCTCCTCAAACCTATACAGGATTGTCAGAGCTTACTCAGGACTTCAGGACAACGGGATACTTAAAGAGCCCTTTGTAATTAAAAAGGTTGTCAACTTTAAAGGAAAGACAGTTTACAGAGGTTACCCTACGCTTAGGAAAGTGGCAGACCCCCAGAACGTCCAGATACTCCGCTCAATCCTAGAAGATGTAGTTAAGAGAGGAACTGCTGCAAGTATTTCCTACTTGACAAAATACTTTGACGTAGCTGGAAAAACCGGAACGACGAACGACTACAGGGATACCTACTTTACTGGTTTCACAACCTCCTTCGTTATGAGCGTATGGTTTGGAAGGGACAGCTATAAAACTATTTGGAGAGGTGCCACAGGAGGAGGTGTCGCTGCTCCACCTTGGGGTAAAATTGCTATGGAAATCTGTAAGAAGTACGGGTGTGGAAAGTTCACTCCAACGTACGAGGATATTGTGAAGAGTTATCCACCGCCAACCCATTTCCCTGAGAAGGAAATGGAGGAGATCTACTACGATCAGCTAATTAACTCCCTCGGTGAGGAAGTTACAGAAACTGAAGAGGAGGTCAACTAA
- the gyrA gene encoding DNA gyrase subunit A, with protein MVGECFVKGTKVSTPTGLVNVEDLRVGDEVYTSKGIKTVKELYVMPPQPLREIRLKNGLSVKCTPGQMFKVLTSKGKVEWKEAKKLQKGDVLLLRSAYPENLPYKRLGNVILDEEIAYLTGLFIGDGWIEKDKRGYHRFGLSIKTLPEAVERVRKTLKKIGIEPKGSGSTVRVSSRGTKRLMEIFECTPEVSSTIKSIPQWLFLSKREVILSFVSGLIDSDGFVHKDRNVIVITTTSKKLAEELQILLFAIGIPSRLYTSQPKKGKVAVGKHQIYRLEITGNFVKELSKAPVKALKFEGIKLGKFKRCSSEEVPFVGKLILEEFSQKHLGGGWYLGRKGQKVRYGLKYKDGSKLRYHKKLKEDFRLYRSSITELGILQKAELIGSELEELLKDTLDLNWFFDRVEEVRELPPEVTYDIQVEEEHEFIANGIVSHNCLGKFHPHGDTAVYDALVRMAQDFSMRYPLIEGQGNFGSIDGDSAAAMRYTEARLSKVAVELLKDIEKDTVNFRPNFDGSLEEPEVLPARFPNLLVNGAAGIAVGMATNVPPHNIKEVCQAVKYLVDHPEATTEELLKFIKGPDFPTGAEIINPEALPKIYKSGRGSITIRAKHKIEELKRRTAIVITELPYQVNKADLIKKIADLVKEKKVDGIADIRDESDREGIRVVIELKRDATPQVVLNKLYKFTPLQTNFGFNFIALVKGEPKLLNLKRYLEEFIEFRREVILRRAAYQLKKTEARLHILEGLLKALEKIDRVVAIVKGAQNPQEAMEKLSAEFGLSESQGKAILDMKLQRLTGLERDKLKEEHEKLTKEAEYLRFLLEDYEEQKRLIKEDMDEIVEKFGDDRRTSIVSKESEIDIESMIEEEEVVIFLTHKGFVARTSASTYRTQGRSGRGVRGIRTREGDFVKDVITASSKDYLLIFTNQGKVYWLKAYEIPKTERSSRGQSIRNFLPGMSGNEIVSRIIPVKDFSESKDIFFVTQKGYVKRTPLKEFSNPRSTGITAISLEPGDRLVYVGLSGEKDNVMLISKNGRAIRFHVQDVRQMGRGARGVRGILLDENDSVVSATMVEPDDKYLLIVLEKGYGKRVLISEFPLQRRGGKGVIATKISDKTGKVADALTLKDEEPIILVSKKGKLIRVNSGDIPIYGRHTRGVRIQKLAEDDVVVSVSKVQEDEREE; from the coding sequence ATAGTCGGGGAATGCTTTGTTAAAGGAACGAAGGTTTCCACTCCTACTGGTCTGGTAAACGTTGAGGATCTAAGGGTTGGAGACGAGGTTTACACTTCAAAAGGCATCAAGACGGTAAAAGAACTCTACGTAATGCCGCCCCAACCTCTAAGGGAGATAAGGCTAAAAAACGGTCTTTCGGTTAAGTGTACACCGGGACAAATGTTTAAAGTTCTAACTTCCAAGGGAAAGGTAGAGTGGAAAGAGGCTAAGAAACTACAAAAGGGCGATGTACTGCTACTGCGATCTGCATACCCGGAAAACCTTCCTTACAAAAGGCTGGGTAATGTTATCCTTGATGAGGAAATTGCCTATTTAACGGGTCTTTTTATCGGAGACGGCTGGATTGAGAAGGATAAAAGAGGTTATCACCGCTTTGGCCTTTCAATAAAAACTCTTCCTGAAGCAGTAGAGAGGGTAAGGAAAACTCTAAAGAAAATAGGAATTGAACCGAAAGGTTCAGGCTCTACAGTCAGGGTCTCTTCAAGGGGAACGAAAAGACTAATGGAAATTTTTGAATGTACTCCTGAGGTTTCGTCCACCATAAAGTCAATACCTCAGTGGCTTTTCCTCTCAAAAAGGGAGGTTATCCTCTCCTTTGTTTCAGGTTTAATAGACAGCGATGGCTTCGTTCACAAAGACAGAAACGTAATAGTTATAACCACAACATCTAAGAAACTTGCTGAAGAACTCCAAATCCTCCTTTTCGCCATAGGAATACCTTCAAGGCTTTACACCAGCCAGCCCAAAAAGGGTAAAGTAGCAGTAGGGAAACATCAGATCTACAGGCTAGAAATTACTGGCAACTTCGTAAAAGAGCTTTCCAAAGCCCCCGTTAAAGCTCTAAAGTTTGAAGGCATTAAATTGGGAAAGTTTAAAAGGTGCTCCAGCGAAGAAGTTCCCTTCGTCGGAAAGCTTATCTTGGAGGAATTCTCTCAAAAACACCTTGGAGGAGGCTGGTACTTAGGAAGGAAAGGTCAAAAGGTTAGGTACGGCCTCAAGTACAAGGACGGGTCAAAACTCCGCTACCACAAGAAGTTGAAGGAAGATTTTAGACTCTACAGGAGCTCTATAACGGAGCTAGGAATTCTGCAAAAGGCAGAGTTAATAGGTTCAGAGCTTGAAGAACTCCTAAAAGACACATTAGACCTTAACTGGTTCTTTGATAGGGTTGAAGAAGTTAGAGAGCTCCCTCCCGAAGTTACCTACGACATTCAGGTAGAGGAAGAACATGAATTCATAGCAAACGGGATAGTTTCCCACAACTGCCTTGGTAAATTCCACCCACACGGTGATACTGCAGTTTACGATGCACTGGTAAGGATGGCTCAGGACTTTTCAATGAGGTACCCCTTAATTGAGGGACAGGGGAACTTCGGTTCAATAGACGGCGACTCAGCAGCTGCAATGCGCTACACGGAGGCAAGGCTTTCAAAAGTTGCAGTGGAACTCCTAAAGGATATTGAGAAGGATACAGTTAACTTTAGGCCTAACTTTGACGGAAGTTTAGAGGAACCAGAAGTCCTCCCTGCAAGGTTTCCAAATCTTTTAGTTAATGGAGCAGCAGGAATTGCCGTTGGAATGGCAACGAACGTTCCTCCCCACAACATAAAAGAGGTATGCCAAGCAGTTAAGTACCTTGTTGACCACCCTGAAGCTACAACAGAGGAACTCCTTAAATTCATAAAAGGTCCGGATTTCCCGACGGGAGCAGAGATAATTAACCCAGAAGCCCTTCCAAAGATATACAAGAGCGGAAGGGGAAGCATAACAATAAGGGCTAAGCACAAGATAGAGGAACTCAAAAGGAGAACTGCAATAGTAATAACGGAGCTCCCCTACCAGGTAAACAAAGCCGACCTCATAAAGAAGATTGCCGATCTTGTTAAAGAGAAGAAAGTTGACGGAATAGCCGACATAAGGGACGAATCAGACAGGGAAGGAATCAGGGTAGTAATTGAACTTAAGAGAGACGCAACTCCTCAAGTAGTCCTCAATAAACTCTACAAGTTCACTCCCCTTCAGACAAACTTCGGTTTCAACTTCATTGCCTTAGTAAAGGGTGAACCTAAGCTCCTCAACTTAAAGAGGTATCTAGAGGAGTTCATTGAATTTAGAAGGGAAGTGATCTTAAGGAGGGCTGCATACCAGCTCAAGAAAACAGAAGCGCGCCTTCACATACTTGAGGGCCTCCTTAAAGCACTTGAGAAAATAGATAGGGTAGTTGCGATTGTTAAAGGTGCACAGAACCCTCAAGAGGCTATGGAGAAGCTATCTGCCGAGTTTGGCCTTTCAGAGAGTCAGGGTAAGGCGATCCTTGACATGAAACTCCAGAGACTAACCGGTCTTGAAAGGGACAAGCTCAAAGAGGAACACGAGAAGTTAACTAAAGAGGCCGAGTACTTGAGATTCCTTCTTGAGGATTACGAAGAGCAGAAGAGATTAATTAAGGAAGATATGGATGAGATAGTGGAGAAGTTTGGAGATGATAGGAGAACCTCAATAGTTTCAAAAGAGAGTGAAATAGACATAGAGTCAATGATAGAGGAGGAAGAAGTAGTCATCTTCTTAACCCACAAAGGTTTTGTTGCCAGAACTTCCGCAAGCACCTACAGAACTCAGGGTAGAAGCGGAAGGGGAGTGAGAGGAATAAGGACAAGGGAAGGAGACTTTGTAAAGGACGTCATAACTGCCTCCTCAAAGGACTACCTCCTAATATTTACAAACCAGGGTAAAGTTTATTGGCTTAAAGCTTACGAAATACCGAAAACTGAACGTAGTTCTAGGGGACAGTCTATAAGGAACTTCCTTCCAGGAATGTCAGGAAACGAAATTGTCTCAAGGATTATTCCTGTTAAGGACTTTTCGGAAAGTAAGGATATCTTCTTCGTTACGCAGAAGGGTTACGTTAAGAGGACTCCTCTGAAAGAGTTCTCCAATCCTAGGTCAACAGGAATAACTGCAATCTCTTTAGAACCTGGAGATAGGCTTGTTTACGTAGGGCTTTCCGGAGAGAAGGATAACGTTATGCTCATCTCAAAGAACGGAAGGGCAATTAGGTTCCACGTTCAGGACGTAAGGCAGATGGGAAGGGGTGCAAGGGGAGTGAGGGGAATCCTTTTAGATGAAAACGACTCTGTAGTTTCTGCAACAATGGTAGAACCGGACGATAAGTACTTACTGATTGTCCTAGAGAAAGGTTACGGTAAGAGGGTTCTCATTTCAGAGTTTCCCCTTCAGAGGAGAGGTGGAAAGGGTGTAATTGCAACAAAAATTTCAGATAAGACCGGAAAAGTCGCCGATGCCCTTACTTTGAAGGATGAAGAGCCTATAATTCTCGTATCAAAGAAGGGGAAACTGATAAGGGTAAACAGTGGAGACATTCCAATCTACGGTAGACACACAAGGGGAGTGAGAATTCAAAAACTTGCTGAAGATGACGTAGTAGTTTCAGTCTCTAAAGTCCAAGAAGATGAAAGGGAGGAGTAA